The following are encoded in a window of Roseivirga misakiensis genomic DNA:
- a CDS encoding amidohydrolase family protein yields MKFRLFFTISLLYSLTQATFSQTFSRAVQPYVLTENSVVAIQHAKVIDGTGGPIKVNQTIVFQDGVITQFGNDRDVQVPANAKMVDASGKTVIPGLVMLHEHIFYPKPADGFFSVAQMTFTFPRLYLAGGVTTIRTAGSIEAQTDLNIRKAIQDGKMLGPKMDLTSPFIEREGTPVPEVGVIRSSDEAAEMVNYWSKRGINSFKVYQNVTKEDLRRVVEAAHAVGKKVTGHICSVTYREAAEIGIDNIEHGFFQSSDFVEDKVENFCPAFKRGRSLNDLAPDSPDMKSLMDFLIEKDVAITSTLPVFEPYTNREIVVGGGLEAMSPEFQESLTASHQRRQGRDSSSIVNFKKQMAWEKSFYEAGGKLLAGTDPTGAGRTIAGYANQRVIELFIEAGFSLPTAIKISSLDGAKFLEREEKVGSIAVGKQADIVLIDGDLEADIANIRKMEIVFKDGIGFDSQKIFESMKGKVGK; encoded by the coding sequence ATGAAATTCAGGTTATTTTTTACTATTTCCCTTCTTTATTCTTTAACTCAAGCTACGTTTAGTCAAACATTTTCCAGAGCTGTTCAACCCTATGTGCTTACGGAAAATAGTGTGGTGGCCATCCAGCATGCTAAAGTGATAGATGGTACTGGAGGACCTATAAAAGTGAATCAGACTATTGTATTTCAGGATGGGGTTATTACACAGTTTGGAAATGATCGAGATGTACAAGTACCAGCCAATGCCAAAATGGTTGATGCTTCTGGCAAAACAGTAATACCTGGATTGGTAATGCTCCATGAGCATATTTTTTATCCAAAACCAGCCGATGGTTTCTTTAGCGTAGCTCAAATGACTTTTACCTTTCCAAGGTTATACCTTGCGGGCGGAGTGACCACAATAAGAACAGCAGGAAGTATAGAAGCCCAAACGGATCTTAACATTAGGAAGGCCATTCAAGACGGCAAAATGCTTGGCCCAAAAATGGATTTAACAAGCCCATTTATTGAAAGAGAAGGCACTCCCGTACCAGAAGTCGGGGTCATTCGAAGCTCAGATGAGGCCGCTGAAATGGTCAACTATTGGTCAAAGAGGGGAATCAATTCCTTCAAAGTATATCAAAATGTTACCAAAGAAGATCTAAGACGTGTTGTCGAAGCCGCTCATGCCGTTGGCAAGAAAGTAACTGGCCATATATGTTCAGTCACCTATCGCGAAGCTGCGGAAATTGGCATTGACAATATTGAACATGGCTTCTTTCAAAGCTCTGATTTTGTTGAAGACAAGGTTGAGAATTTTTGTCCAGCATTTAAGAGAGGAAGGTCATTAAACGATCTCGCCCCTGATAGCCCAGATATGAAGTCGCTCATGGACTTTCTTATCGAAAAAGATGTTGCTATCACATCGACACTACCCGTTTTCGAACCTTACACCAATCGAGAGATTGTAGTAGGTGGTGGCCTTGAAGCGATGAGTCCTGAATTTCAAGAAAGCCTCACTGCGAGTCATCAAAGAAGACAAGGAAGGGACTCTTCGTCTATTGTGAACTTCAAAAAACAAATGGCTTGGGAAAAATCGTTTTACGAGGCTGGTGGAAAACTGTTGGCTGGAACTGATCCAACTGGTGCTGGAAGAACCATTGCTGGCTACGCCAATCAGCGCGTGATCGAACTCTTTATTGAAGCTGGCTTTTCACTACCAACCGCTATAAAAATCTCTTCTCTTGACGGTGCTAAATTTTTAGAAAGAGAAGAAAAAGTAGGCTCTATTGCCGTGGGTAAGCAAGCAGATATCGTTCTTATTGACGGGGACTTAGAAGCTGATATAGCGAATATTCGAAAGATGGAAATTGTCTTCAAAGATGGAATAGGTTTCGACTCACAAAAAATCTTTGAGTCAATGAAAGGGAAAGTTGGTAAGTGA
- a CDS encoding patatin-like phospholipase family protein, with protein MKILNAIIHSFPIKLLLVHVKHNQFLLFYWAILFATVDGRFGKALGLPFLFLDPIYLGKVGFWGFLIIGVALAGFSMAFNITSYILDGFRFPFLGTLPKPFSHYCLNNGLIPLAFLAFYIHRVITFQLNVELYENTRIIFGLLGLLSGYVLMLSFLFLYFTRTNRDIQKVLSSKAVRIAKNPAKNYNAFEKLRRLKKKKVKVLYYFSLNLKIHSTRRYERYYDRIAILGIFKQNQRNAIVVEMLLLVVLIGLGVFQTSPLFQIPAASSAILLMTMIVMATGALSYWLRSWVVTTVIGLFILANILTSEFNLGYEYPAYGLDYSGPKTEYSLEVVEDLASPEAIDKSKAHWIQMLENWKAKTGEVKPRMTLIAVSGGGQRSALWTVNVLKHADSVSKGNLMKETFLITGASGGLIGAAFFRDLYWEKRDLQSEEHLDEIGQELLNPLIFSLLINDIFYKAKHFESGGQVYKRERGYEFESNLSNNLEGQLDRPISAYQKAEFNGEIPALLVSPLITNDGRKLNISPQPVAFLNLGPNGESITQGVDFRALMKGKQPDSLRFLTALRMSATFPYVTPTITLPTDPPIQIADAGISDNYGVVDALVFVNVFKEWILENTSEVVLLTIRDSDKNEALGPVESKNFLERALSPIRSAYQSWDKVQTIKNDQFFELTKAGMGNHLRRLEFEYTNADDASDRASLSWRLTEIEKQNILNAIHQKKNQKVLYRYSKAVSIQ; from the coding sequence TTGAAAATTCTAAACGCCATCATACATAGCTTTCCCATTAAGCTGCTTCTAGTACATGTAAAGCACAATCAGTTTTTACTGTTCTATTGGGCAATTCTATTTGCGACAGTGGATGGAAGGTTTGGAAAAGCGCTCGGCTTGCCATTTCTATTCCTAGACCCAATTTATTTGGGTAAAGTAGGCTTTTGGGGCTTTTTAATAATCGGAGTGGCCTTGGCAGGTTTTTCAATGGCATTTAACATCACCAGCTACATACTAGATGGTTTTCGGTTTCCATTTCTTGGCACACTACCAAAGCCATTTTCTCATTACTGTCTGAATAACGGACTTATTCCACTGGCTTTTTTAGCATTTTACATCCATCGAGTCATCACATTTCAATTGAATGTAGAACTTTATGAAAATACCAGAATAATCTTTGGGCTTCTCGGGTTGCTATCTGGCTATGTACTAATGCTCAGTTTTCTTTTTCTATACTTTACCCGAACCAATCGAGATATTCAAAAAGTTTTGTCGAGTAAGGCGGTAAGAATTGCGAAGAATCCGGCCAAAAACTACAATGCTTTTGAAAAGCTTAGGAGGCTGAAAAAGAAAAAGGTTAAAGTGCTTTATTACTTTTCGCTTAACCTTAAAATCCACTCGACTAGGCGTTACGAGCGTTATTATGATCGGATAGCGATCCTAGGTATTTTCAAGCAAAACCAGCGTAATGCCATAGTTGTTGAAATGCTATTGTTAGTTGTGCTGATCGGTCTTGGTGTGTTTCAAACCTCTCCGTTATTTCAAATTCCAGCTGCATCTTCGGCAATTTTACTCATGACCATGATTGTAATGGCAACGGGAGCACTAAGCTATTGGCTTAGGTCTTGGGTAGTTACAACCGTAATCGGTCTTTTTATCTTAGCCAATATCTTAACCAGTGAATTTAATTTAGGATATGAATATCCAGCCTATGGTCTCGACTATTCTGGGCCTAAAACCGAGTACTCATTAGAAGTTGTGGAAGACTTGGCATCTCCAGAAGCGATTGACAAGTCTAAAGCGCATTGGATACAAATGCTCGAGAATTGGAAGGCTAAAACTGGAGAAGTTAAGCCACGAATGACTTTGATAGCGGTAAGTGGAGGAGGCCAACGATCAGCTTTGTGGACTGTAAATGTCCTGAAACATGCCGACTCAGTGTCAAAAGGTAATTTGATGAAAGAAACCTTTTTAATAACTGGGGCCTCAGGAGGGTTGATTGGCGCTGCTTTTTTTAGAGATCTATATTGGGAAAAGAGAGACCTTCAATCGGAAGAACACCTAGACGAAATAGGCCAAGAACTTCTGAACCCGCTGATCTTTTCACTATTGATCAACGATATATTCTACAAAGCCAAGCATTTTGAGTCAGGTGGGCAAGTGTATAAAAGGGAAAGGGGCTATGAATTTGAGTCTAATTTGTCGAATAATTTGGAGGGCCAATTAGATAGACCAATTTCGGCATATCAAAAGGCAGAATTTAATGGGGAGATTCCAGCGCTATTGGTTAGTCCTCTGATCACTAATGATGGAAGAAAACTCAATATATCGCCACAACCAGTGGCATTTTTAAATCTAGGTCCTAATGGAGAAAGTATTACCCAAGGTGTAGACTTTAGGGCATTGATGAAAGGTAAACAACCAGATAGCCTTCGTTTTTTGACGGCATTAAGAATGAGTGCCACCTTTCCATATGTTACGCCTACGATAACCTTACCGACAGATCCGCCGATTCAAATTGCAGATGCAGGAATCTCTGATAATTATGGAGTGGTTGATGCCCTGGTTTTTGTGAATGTCTTTAAAGAATGGATACTAGAAAACACGAGCGAGGTAGTTTTATTGACTATTCGTGATTCTGATAAAAATGAGGCACTTGGGCCTGTGGAGTCTAAGAATTTTCTCGAAAGAGCACTCTCCCCAATCCGATCTGCATACCAGAGCTGGGATAAAGTTCAAACTATAAAAAATGATCAGTTTTTTGAATTGACGAAAGCAGGTATGGGTAACCATTTAAGAAGACTGGAATTTGAATACACCAATGCTGATGATGCAAGTGATAGAGCATCACTAAGTTGGCGTCTTACGGAGATCGAAAAGCAAAATATTCTGAATGCCATTCATCAGAAAAAAAATCAAAAAGTACTCTATAGATACTCTAAGGCTGTTTCGATACAGTAA
- a CDS encoding PKD domain-containing protein, with the protein MKKQLLLAALVIFSACSNNVEPILTEAKFSIDQKFLEVGSELTLTNQSDNAKEILWTFGDGTQSTAISPTHTYSSTGEFNITLETKSETGSIDTFQETVTVGNLVFTSLELNKLSEACANEVSHGATLKLVLHDLSKPEADTIALDEGLRPENLPYVLDFSEDLDLEIRNNNWEICLLTENIVNNQQEFRSFLCVGINPRIVYRTSVDPTIGEGGMNLGNANTNSVNMVLKAAIR; encoded by the coding sequence ATGAAAAAGCAACTCTTACTCGCGGCCCTAGTCATTTTTTCAGCCTGTTCTAATAATGTAGAACCTATTCTTACTGAAGCTAAATTTTCAATTGATCAAAAATTCCTTGAAGTCGGTTCAGAATTGACTCTCACAAACCAAAGTGATAACGCAAAAGAGATCCTTTGGACATTTGGAGATGGAACCCAAAGTACTGCCATAAGCCCAACACATACTTACTCATCGACAGGAGAGTTTAATATCACTCTAGAAACGAAGAGTGAAACTGGCAGTATTGATACTTTCCAAGAAACAGTAACTGTGGGCAACTTGGTTTTCACCTCTTTAGAGCTTAATAAATTGAGTGAAGCATGCGCAAATGAAGTATCTCATGGCGCAACGCTCAAACTTGTATTGCATGATCTTTCAAAACCAGAAGCTGATACTATCGCTCTAGACGAAGGCCTAAGGCCTGAAAACTTACCCTATGTTTTAGATTTCAGTGAAGATTTAGATTTAGAGATCAGAAATAATAACTGGGAGATTTGCCTTTTAACAGAAAACATTGTTAACAATCAACAAGAATTTAGATCCTTTTTATGTGTAGGCATCAACCCTAGAATTGTTTATCGAACTTCCGTCGATCCAACTATAGGAGAAGGTGGCATGAACCTTGGCAACGCGAATACAAATTCTGTCAACATGGTTTTAAAAGCGGCGATCAGATAG
- a CDS encoding MOSC domain-containing protein, with protein sequence MLEKEQFNLVDMYTIDQLKSQFLDHARVELITIRPERRAIPEIKESVEAVASVGLEGDHYDSKGGKRQVTIIAQEHLKAAASILGKKHIDPLLTRRNIVTTGINLLALKHKKFRIGEAVLEYTGECHPCSRMEENFGKGGYNAMRGHGGITCKIVSSGDISVGDSIVVID encoded by the coding sequence ATGCTTGAAAAAGAACAATTTAACCTTGTCGACATGTATACAATCGATCAATTGAAATCCCAATTTCTGGATCATGCTCGTGTTGAATTAATCACGATTCGTCCTGAGAGAAGGGCAATTCCAGAAATAAAAGAAAGTGTGGAAGCGGTAGCATCCGTCGGCCTAGAAGGAGATCATTATGATAGTAAGGGAGGTAAGCGACAGGTGACAATTATCGCTCAAGAACATCTAAAGGCGGCAGCATCAATATTAGGGAAGAAGCACATCGACCCCTTATTGACAAGAAGAAATATTGTCACCACAGGGATAAATTTATTGGCGTTGAAGCATAAAAAATTCCGAATTGGTGAAGCAGTTTTAGAATATACCGGTGAATGCCACCCCTGTTCTAGAATGGAAGAAAACTTTGGTAAAGGAGGCTATAACGCCATGAGGGGACATGGCGGTATAACCTGTAAAATCGTCAGTTCAGGAGACATTTCTGTTGGAGATTCAATAGTGGTGATAGACTAA
- a CDS encoding THUMP domain-containing class I SAM-dependent RNA methyltransferase → MSSVFPYKSAVVVTCFPQQSPWLVKELESLDYDVQSQNISEVEISGYMDDCMRLNMYLRTANRVLFQIQRFRANNANELYKKIKAIPWEKYLDNDGYISITSYVRNESITDDRFANVRVKDAIADRMIEVTGKRPNSGPDRDKTVIHLYWKDDKVRIYFDTSGQTISKHGYRQIPFKAPMIESLAASTIIASGWDKKSTFVNPMCGSGTLAIEAALMAINKAPGLMRDNFGFMHIKGYDEDGWKGYQRLAGLQVKEAPDFKIVASDLSKNALWAANQNAKKAGVSNLIEFHLCDFRKTPIPIEVGTLMMNPEYGERLGADKDLEAHYAEIGDFFKKSCQGYTGFVFTGNLNLAKRIGLRTSARTPFFNGRIECRLLKYELYQGTKKRQD, encoded by the coding sequence ATGAGTAGTGTATTTCCCTATAAAAGTGCCGTTGTAGTTACGTGCTTTCCCCAACAAAGCCCTTGGTTGGTCAAGGAATTAGAAAGCCTTGATTATGATGTTCAAAGCCAAAATATTTCTGAAGTTGAGATTTCAGGATATATGGATGATTGTATGCGGTTGAATATGTATTTGAGAACGGCTAACCGCGTTTTATTTCAAATTCAACGTTTTAGGGCTAATAATGCCAATGAACTATACAAGAAGATAAAGGCTATTCCATGGGAGAAATATCTTGATAACGACGGGTATATTTCTATCACGTCCTACGTGAGAAATGAGAGCATTACCGACGATCGTTTTGCCAATGTCAGGGTAAAAGATGCTATTGCCGATCGAATGATCGAAGTGACGGGGAAAAGACCTAACTCTGGTCCAGACAGAGATAAAACGGTGATTCACTTATATTGGAAAGACGATAAAGTTCGCATTTACTTCGATACTTCTGGTCAAACCATTTCCAAGCATGGCTACCGACAAATACCTTTCAAAGCCCCAATGATCGAATCGCTAGCCGCCTCTACCATTATAGCCTCTGGCTGGGATAAGAAAAGTACTTTCGTCAATCCAATGTGCGGTAGCGGCACATTGGCCATTGAAGCCGCCTTAATGGCCATCAATAAAGCCCCCGGCTTAATGCGGGACAATTTTGGGTTCATGCATATCAAGGGATATGACGAAGATGGTTGGAAAGGTTATCAAAGACTTGCTGGTTTGCAGGTGAAAGAAGCCCCGGATTTTAAAATCGTTGCATCCGATTTAAGTAAGAATGCGCTGTGGGCCGCCAACCAAAATGCTAAGAAAGCTGGCGTTTCTAACCTAATAGAATTTCATCTTTGCGATTTCCGAAAAACACCTATTCCTATAGAGGTAGGCACTCTAATGATGAATCCAGAGTATGGAGAAAGACTTGGAGCCGACAAGGACCTTGAAGCGCATTATGCCGAAATAGGGGATTTCTTTAAGAAAAGTTGTCAAGGATATACAGGCTTTGTTTTTACGGGAAACCTAAACCTAGCCAAACGAATTGGTCTAAGAACATCCGCTAGAACCCCGTTTTTTAATGGAAGAATCGAGTGCCGATTACTGAAATACGAACTATATCAAGGAACCAAGAAAAGGCAGGATTGA
- a CDS encoding RNA polymerase sigma factor, whose translation MSTKNNSKPTDLKLYFLVMRAQVGDGSAFQELFERFNQSTLRFLQNLVKGEQAEDLNQELWLTIYKRIASLSDPKRFKTWLFQIARNKALDYFRSSKRDSEFQELMSKTSETNDSANEDIEIQNSEMVHEALHQLSAKLREALTLNFIEGMDYDEIALITGCSLGTVKSRIHNGKQKIKALLETKIEEL comes from the coding sequence ATGTCAACCAAGAATAATTCTAAGCCAACTGACCTGAAGCTATACTTTTTAGTAATGCGTGCTCAAGTTGGTGATGGGAGTGCTTTTCAAGAATTATTCGAAAGGTTTAACCAGAGTACCCTGCGGTTTTTACAAAACCTTGTAAAAGGTGAGCAGGCCGAAGATTTGAATCAGGAACTATGGCTAACGATCTATAAACGAATAGCTAGCCTTTCTGATCCAAAGCGATTTAAAACATGGCTTTTTCAGATCGCTAGAAATAAAGCGCTTGATTATTTCAGAAGCTCAAAAAGAGATTCTGAGTTTCAAGAATTAATGAGCAAAACTTCAGAGACCAATGATTCAGCTAATGAGGACATTGAAATCCAAAATTCTGAAATGGTTCATGAAGCACTTCATCAGCTATCAGCCAAGTTGAGAGAAGCCCTGACATTGAATTTTATTGAAGGAATGGATTATGATGAAATAGCCCTGATAACGGGTTGTTCATTAGGGACAGTGAAGTCAAGAATCCATAACGGAAAGCAAAAAATTAAAGCATTATTAGAAACTAAAATTGAAGAATTATGA
- a CDS encoding DUF4494 domain-containing protein, whose amino-acid sequence MQNWFTCKVKYQKEDENGRVKNVTETYLADALSFTEAEAKIYDEIGQRVMGEFQVTSIAKSKIVDVFEYPEGDVFYQAKVSYMVGDADTGKEKKVTNLMIVHAPDIRVAWDRIHESLNNMLVTFVVPEIKESPILEVFHHVKSDEEKIPDNLTPVSELESDEQDV is encoded by the coding sequence ATGCAAAACTGGTTTACCTGCAAGGTCAAATATCAAAAAGAAGACGAGAACGGAAGAGTAAAAAATGTGACTGAAACCTATCTGGCGGATGCGCTATCTTTTACTGAGGCTGAGGCCAAAATCTATGATGAAATAGGTCAACGTGTGATGGGTGAGTTTCAAGTAACGAGCATAGCAAAAAGTAAAATTGTAGACGTATTTGAATATCCTGAAGGTGATGTTTTCTACCAAGCGAAAGTTTCTTACATGGTGGGGGATGCTGATACTGGCAAGGAAAAGAAAGTGACTAATCTTATGATCGTCCATGCGCCTGATATTCGCGTGGCTTGGGATCGTATTCACGAAAGCTTGAATAATATGCTGGTGACTTTCGTGGTTCCTGAAATTAAGGAATCTCCAATTTTAGAGGTTTTCCACCATGTCAAATCCGATGAGGAGAAAATTCCAGATAATCTTACACCCGTTTCTGAATTAGAAAGCGATGAACAAGACGTTTGA
- a CDS encoding PKD domain-containing protein: MKNLLKLLFLTLFVTLYSCNKDDGPSIIPTTLFTQDRQFIEADEQITFTNNSTDAVSYTWDFGDTKTSNEENPVHTYTTTGDFVVTLTATSETGDQSTSTRSVTVGERWVVALGVESIPFEDQNGDPWDADNSGPDLLFGFTQADAETFSPYNITDGLDVQASDLPFGGTLPPANQEILTDEDWAFIFIDNDEPLDDLNQSTVMASFLINPVTVASEKDYSDGTGTFVFESLGFSFIIAFEIRN; encoded by the coding sequence ATGAAAAATCTCCTCAAACTCCTTTTCCTCACACTTTTTGTCACCCTTTATTCATGTAATAAAGATGATGGGCCTTCAATAATTCCCACTACGCTGTTTACACAAGACAGACAATTTATAGAAGCCGATGAACAGATAACTTTCACGAATAATAGTACCGACGCTGTGAGTTACACATGGGATTTTGGAGATACGAAAACTTCTAATGAAGAAAACCCTGTTCACACGTATACAACTACAGGTGATTTCGTAGTTACCTTAACGGCTACTAGCGAAACTGGTGACCAATCTACGAGTACACGAAGTGTGACAGTTGGCGAAAGATGGGTCGTGGCCTTAGGAGTGGAATCAATACCATTTGAAGATCAGAATGGGGACCCATGGGATGCGGATAATTCTGGCCCTGACTTGCTTTTCGGATTTACTCAAGCCGATGCAGAAACCTTTTCTCCTTACAACATTACTGATGGTCTTGACGTGCAGGCATCAGATTTACCTTTCGGAGGAACACTTCCTCCCGCAAATCAAGAGATTTTAACAGATGAAGATTGGGCATTTATTTTTATCGATAATGACGAACCTCTAGATGATTTAAATCAATCTACTGTAATGGCCTCATTCTTGATTAATCCGGTAACCGTTGCAAGTGAGAAAGACTATTCTGACGGCACAGGAACATTCGTTTTCGAATCTCTTGGCTTTAGTTTCATTATTGCCTTTGAAATCAGGAATTAG